In Nostoc sphaeroides, the genomic window GCCAACGCACGTCTAGTATTATTTGGCATAGTGTAGGCGAATTTTGGCCAGATGTAACCCCTGCTTTTACTGCTTTCAAACCAAAAGCCTTCGTGTTTCATCTTCTAGTGCGTCTTAACTGGCGCTTGAATATCCAGAAAACAAATGCTAGAACCAAACCGCCAAGTACGATTTTGGACACAGGAGCAAGGTACTTGTCCACAAGTTCATACTGACTACCCAAAGCATATCCTGAGAATGTTAACAAACCCACCCAAGCCGCGCTACCTACTGTTGTGTAAAACAAGAATGGCAGCAAAGGCATATTGCTGATACCTGCGGGAACAGAAATCAAGGTGCGGATTCCTGGCACAAGACGACCAATTAATACTGCTGTTCTACCTCGTCGGTCAAACCACTCTTTGGCCTTGGTGATATCTTTACTGGATATAGCCAGCCATTTGCCATACTTGTCAGCCCAAGCTTTCAAACGAGTTT contains:
- a CDS encoding DedA family protein, translated to MLEWITNTINYFGYWGIALLMFLENLFPPIPSELIMPLAGFTASPYQPGGAKLNIIGVFFAGLLGSVLGALIWYYPGKFLGETRLKAWADKYGKWLAISSKDITKAKEWFDRRGRTAVLIGRLVPGIRTLISVPAGISNMPLLPFLFYTTVGSAAWVGLLTFSGYALGSQYELVDKYLAPVSKIVLGGLVLAFVFWIFKRQLRRTRR